Sequence from the Dehalococcoidia bacterium genome:
GATTATCGAAGCCGGAGAGGACCCGGATGTGAAGGTGATCATTTTGAAGGGTGCCGGAGATCATTTCTCCAGCGGGGCGGATACGTCTCTGATCATCGGCGACGATACGCTCAAACCGGGAGAGGTAGAGCGGCCTCGAAGCCAGGGATTCCGTACCGTAGAGTTGCGGAACTCGGCTTACGGGCGCAGGTCATTCAATCAGACACCCCATAACAGTCCCAAAGTGACAATCTGTCAGGTACACGGATATTGCTACGGAGGTCATTTCCAGATCGCTTCCGGTTGTGACTTCATTGTCGCCAGTGATGAGGCCAGGTTCACCCATCCCGGATACCGTTATATCGGTCCTATGGGCGAGGATATGGTTCTGATGATCCTCAAAATCGGCTTGACCAAAACCAAGGAGATTATGTTCACTGGTCGAGGGATGACTGCCCAGGAAGCGTTAGATTGCGGGATGGTCAACAAGGTTGTTCCTCTGGACAGTCTTGAGGATGAGACCAACAAGCTGGCGGAGTTGATTTGCCGCCAGGCTGCCGACTCGT
This genomic interval carries:
- a CDS encoding enoyl-CoA hydratase/isomerase family protein; this translates as GREPYCLYEVDREAKIARITFNKPEKLNMADSEEYMQLTARIIEAGEDPDVKVIILKGAGDHFSSGADTSLIIGDDTLKPGEVERPRSQGFRTVELRNSAYGRRSFNQTPHNSPKVTICQVHGYCYGGHFQIASGCDFIVASDEARFTHPGYRYIGPMGEDMVLMILKIGLTKTKEIMFTGRGMTAQEALDCGMVNKVVPLDSLEDETNKLAELICRQAADSLYIGKQNFNTALAIMGKQAQASAGLAAHVWAHMMRSEPDEFNLIRSGREGGTKGALAANKERWKDSSLVKPKE